DNA sequence from the Leptospira perdikensis genome:
CCAGTTCCAACCCAAGAGGATGCTGCCTCAACAAATCCTTTATCCTTAAATTTTTGGACAATTCCAGACACACCACCGTTCTCCTCTATGATCTTTTGGATCCCAGATACAACTTGTGGATTGTTTTGTACTAGCTCTACTGCCTGAGCTGCGACGGCTTTCAAACTTTCAAAAAAACTCATGCCAAGGATGATGACTCAACAAATCTAAAAAGGAAAGATATTTTTTGAATTCTATTTTTTATTTACTCTATTTTATCACAAAGATTGTCACAAAAAATCCAAGATATTTACAAAAAATAATAAAACCGAAAATCACTGTTATGTGAATTTTTATAGACGAAATGTAATTTCATAAATAGAATTTTTAGAGCAGCCTGCGGACAATGCTGATCTTAAGTAGGAAAAAAACGATGAAACCCAAAGGAACGTTATCTGCATTTTTATTTTTATCACTCGATGGTTTTTATAAAGGTGAAAACGAAGACATCTCCTGGCATTCCCATGGCCCAGAGGAATCGAAGTTTTCCGAAGATAACCTAAACTCAGGAAACACCTTACTTTTTGGAAAAAGAACCTTTCAAATGATGGAATCATTTTGGACCAGTGAAAGTGCTTTTCAGACCTTTCCTATGGTCGCCAAACAAATGCAAAATGCCCCAAAATTAGTCCTTTCACATTCAAAACTAAATACCAAATGGAAGCATACGGATACCTTGGAACCTAACTGGGTGCAACAGATACTACAGCTAAAAGAAAAAGGAACGAGTATCACAATCCTAGGAAGTGGAGAGGTCGTCCGTCAATGTTCGGACTTAGGCCTTCTCGACCATTATTCTCTAATGGTCGATCCGATCGCAATAGGAAAAGGTGAATCTTTGTTTGGTGGGCTAAAATCGACACAATCCTTAAAACTCGAATCCACTAAGAGTTTTGCCAGTGGATCGGTGCTTCTCAATTACAAAAAAATACAGGATGATTCTGTCGAAGAATAGAGTTTTTGCAAAAGGAATTGTACGAAGTGTTCGAATTTTGGGAAACCGGATCGAGTAAATCTTAATGTTCAATTTTTAAGCATTTTCAAACATCCTTTCAAAAACCTTAAATCCAAACACAGTATAAAGCAGGTAACCATTCCCCTTTCTCTGTTTTCACTTTTTCATAAGATTAAATCATTGCACTCCCATTCCCGAAACCTAACATCAACACAATGTTAGACTCTGAGAACCATGGTATTTAGAACGTTCCGTCAAAAACTGAAGCTAACACCTAGATTTTTGCCATTGGTTGTAATTTTCAGTTTCATTGGTTGTTGGTCCAATCCCCTCACCCACCCACCAATTGAATGTTTGATGAAGATATCCAATTTTATCTGCCCCGATAATGACATTTTGAGACGTTGGTCTCCTGCCTACTATTTACTCCTACTCCCTGAATCCACCGTCACCATTTCCAACCTAACCAACCATTCGATTGTGGAAACAGGATTTGTTGTGGGTACGGTTCCTCCTGGACCAACCTTCGTAAACGTTGGAATTGATGATGCACAGCCTACCCAAGTCCCAGTAGTCAACGGAACTTGGCGGTATGCTCTGCCTGCAAAGGCCGTTACCAATACATTTTGGACCTATGGAAGCCTTCATACTATCTATGCGCATTTGCCTTATGAAAGATCCAATACCATCCAAGTGCGAATGGGAACCAATCATGATACAAATGGGGATGGGTATCCGGATTTGATTGTATCGGCATGTCCAAACAATAGTACCCAAGGTTATGGCTATGTTTACACACCAAATCCAAATACGAAACAACTCGAAATGACACCTAACACAGTTCTAACAAACGGAATCACTTCCTATTTTTTTGGAAGTCGAATTGGTGCTGGTGATTTTAATGGAGATGGGTACTCTGATATTTTAATTGGAGCGCAAGCATATAATGCTGCGGCAGGGAGAGCCTATTTATTTTTAAGCCAAGGTCAGTCAGGAGTTCCTTCCCAAAACCTAAATGCCGGCGGATCGGCCGATGCGATTCTTGATGGAGTGACAGGTGGTGGAAGATTTGGAACGAATATCATCGGAGCCGATATCAATCATGACGGTTATGATGACGCAGTATTTGCTTCTCCTTGGGCAAATGAATTATTTATTTTCTATAGCCAAGGTACTAACGGATTTTCATCACTAAACACGAATTCAGCGAATTTTGTTTTTAAAAACCCGGCTCCTCCCAACCCAGATGATAATTTCGGATCCTTTGCTTTAGCTGGTGATATCAATGGAGATGGTTTTTTAGATTTAGTAGTCAGTGCTACGACGCATTCCACGATCGTTGGCCGGATTTATATCTTCATATCCAATCAAGGATCCTTACCTACGACTCCGCAACAAATCCTGGTTGCTCCAATAGAACCTTCACCAGGTTGCGCTGCAGGTACCGGGTGCCAATTTGGAACTAGTTTTGCTTTGGATTATTTTAATTCTGACCGTTGTATCGATCTTGCTGTGGGTGGACCAAGTTTCAATTCAAATCAAGGAATCGTATTCGTATACCATTCCACTTGCGACCCAATCAATCCATATACTACACCGGTTGCTACGTTGGTAGGACCGCCAACGACAAGTTGTAATGCGAATAATTGTTCCTTTGGTGGAACCGTAGCTTCCGGTGATACCAATGGAGATGGCTTACCCGATCTCTTAATCGGATCTCCAGGTGCCAGTTCCGGAATCGGTGACGCATACTTAGTGTTAAATGATCAAATTTCAGGATTTCGTAATATGAACTTAAGTGCGGGCGGATCTGCTGATAGCCTTTTTTCTGGTTCACTCGTGAATCGTGGATTCTCTCAAGGATTAAAGTTCCAAGACACCAATGCAGACGGTCTTCAAGATATCATCATCTCAGAACCATTGACCACCAATCGAGTTTATACTTTTCATAGTGTGCGCGGAGGTTTACCAACAAGCCAAAACTTAAATGGAAGCGGAGTGACAAGCCAAACACTTTCTCCTCCAGCAGGGACTTCCTTGGGGAATACCATTGCGTTATGGAAAACGAAAACCAGGAATTATTTATGGGCTATCGTTTCCCAAACCAAAAAGTTTTTTGGGATGATTTAACGGGAGATAGATTAATTTTTTCATTTGGCCGCCTCGTCATCGTTCGGTGGATCAAAATCCACCGAGTTACGTGACCGCGCTTTACGCTCCAATCTTTTGCTATGCAAAAGGATTTCCGCTACAATCGCTGGCGGAAGATTCATACTTTACTTTGCAGAATGCATCCCAATCTTATTCCCTTCTGAATCAGAAATATAAGCATAATATCCCATCTCAGGACTAATCAACGTTTTTGTAAGAAGGATTTTCC
Encoded proteins:
- a CDS encoding dihydrofolate reductase family protein; the protein is MKPKGTLSAFLFLSLDGFYKGENEDISWHSHGPEESKFSEDNLNSGNTLLFGKRTFQMMESFWTSESAFQTFPMVAKQMQNAPKLVLSHSKLNTKWKHTDTLEPNWVQQILQLKEKGTSITILGSGEVVRQCSDLGLLDHYSLMVDPIAIGKGESLFGGLKSTQSLKLESTKSFASGSVLLNYKKIQDDSVEE
- a CDS encoding FG-GAP-like repeat-containing protein, yielding MKISNFICPDNDILRRWSPAYYLLLLPESTVTISNLTNHSIVETGFVVGTVPPGPTFVNVGIDDAQPTQVPVVNGTWRYALPAKAVTNTFWTYGSLHTIYAHLPYERSNTIQVRMGTNHDTNGDGYPDLIVSACPNNSTQGYGYVYTPNPNTKQLEMTPNTVLTNGITSYFFGSRIGAGDFNGDGYSDILIGAQAYNAAAGRAYLFLSQGQSGVPSQNLNAGGSADAILDGVTGGGRFGTNIIGADINHDGYDDAVFASPWANELFIFYSQGTNGFSSLNTNSANFVFKNPAPPNPDDNFGSFALAGDINGDGFLDLVVSATTHSTIVGRIYIFISNQGSLPTTPQQILVAPIEPSPGCAAGTGCQFGTSFALDYFNSDRCIDLAVGGPSFNSNQGIVFVYHSTCDPINPYTTPVATLVGPPTTSCNANNCSFGGTVASGDTNGDGLPDLLIGSPGASSGIGDAYLVLNDQISGFRNMNLSAGGSADSLFSGSLVNRGFSQGLKFQDTNADGLQDIIISEPLTTNRVYTFHSVRGGLPTSQNLNGSGVTSQTLSPPAGTSLGNTIALWKTKTRNYLWAIVSQTKKFFGMI